The DNA window TACCATTGGGACAAATCACCAAAAGAGGTTCAACAGGAAATCTTCCGTAAGCAAATCCGATTGGCTAAAAAAGTGAAACTGCCAATTATCATCCATAACCGAGAAGCAACTGCAGATGTCTTAGAAATTCTTAAAGAAGAAAATGCAAAAGAAGTTGGCGGGGTTATGCATTGCTTTAGTGGCAGTTTAGAAACAGCGCATCAAAGTATAGACATGAACTTCATGATTTCACTTGGTGGGCCCGTAACATTCAAAAATGCCAAAAAGCCAAAAGAAGTTGCTGAGGCGATTGCACTTGATTACTTAATGATTGAAACAGATGCTCCATATTTAGCGCCGCACCCGTATCGTGGCAAACGAAATGAACCATCTTATGTACCGCTAGTAGCACAAGAAATCGCGCGGTTAAAAGGCATTTCAATAGAAACTGTTGCAAAAGCAACGACAGAGAACGCTGAGAGGTTTTATAAGTTTTCTCAAAAAAAGTGAAATTAAGAAATTCGCATTCGTTGACAGGGCGAACATGAGCCCATATAATCACTCAAGTGAAAGAGGAGGAAATATTTTTGACAAATCAAACAAATAGTACCAATTCGACAAAGTCATTTAAAGGTAAATCGTTGGCGGTAACAATTGCTACGGTATTGTTGTTCGCAGCGGTTTTAACTTTTGCTATATACGAAGGAACAAAAAACACAGTTACGGTAACGGCTAATGGGGAACAAGAGCAGGTAAGAACGCATGCAGAAACAGTAGGTGCTTTTTTAGAAGAACAAGACATCAAACCTGGAGAACATGATTTTGTGAGCCATTCAACGGAAACACCGATTAACGAAGATATGAAATTAGAGTGGGATGCTGCAGAACAATACGCAGTAACAGTTGATGGCGAAGCAACTTCAGCTTGGACCACTAAAAATACGGTATCAGAAATTCTGGCAACAGCGAATATTGAACTAACGAAACATGATAAAGTAACACCAGCATTAGATGAACAAGTAAATGAGGACACAAAAATCTCAGTTGAAAAAGCATATGAAGTGACGATTCAAGACGGTCTTGAAGAAAAGAAAGTATGGTCTACTTCAACAACAGTTGCTGATTTCTTAAAAGAAAACAAAATCACTTTAGGTAAACTAGATCGCGTTGAAAGTGAAATGGACGAATTGGTTTTACCGAATTCTGAAGTCAAAGTAGTACGTGTTGAAAAGCTTACTGATGTCGTTGAGGATTCTGTAAAGTATGCAGTTGAAACTAAAAAAGACGACACACTTCTTAAAGGTAGTGAAAAAGTAGTTCAAAAAGGTCAAAATGGTTTAGTTGAAAAAACATACGAAATTGTAAAAGAAAATGGTAAAGAAGTAAAACGAGATCTTAAAAATGAAAAAGTTGTTAAAGCACCAACAAAACAAGTAACAGCAGTTGGTACAAAAACGGTTGTAGCTAGTGTATCTCGTGGTACTCAAAAAGCGACTGTTAAAACTGCTACAAAAGAGAAAGCAGCAGTAACAACTACTCAAGCAACACCAAAAGCAGCACCAAAGACAGCATCGAAAGAGCAACCAAAAGCAACACCAGTTAAAGCGGAACCTGCAGCAGCGGAACCAACTGGTGGAAAAGAATTTTATGTATCGGCAACAGCATACACAGCAAGCTGCACAGGCTGTTCAGGAATTACTGCTACAGGCATTAACTTGAAAACAAACCCGGGTCTTAAAGTAATTGCAGTAGATCCTAGCGTTATTCCATTAGGCTCTAAAGTATGGGTTGAAGGATATGGTAATGCGATTGCAGGCGATACAGGTGGAGCAATCAAAGGAAATAAAATTGATTTATTCATGGCGAACAAATCAGATGCTTTGTCATTTGGACGGAAACAAGTGAAAGTTAGAATCTTAAACTAATCTAATTTTAATCCAACCAAAAGCTTTCCTGGGATATTTCCCGGGAAAGCTTTTTACATGTCTATCTGCAAACCTGTAAAATAAATAACAAGCTAGAAAAGAGGGGTTTACTAAATGAAGATAACTGAAATTATTGTAGTTGAAGGAAAAGACGATACAGTAGCTATTAAACGCGCAGTCCACGCAGACACCATTGAAACAAACGGTTCAGCTATTAATACAGAAACGCTCGCGCGAATCGCTCATGCACAAGAAAAGCGGGGAGTCATTGTTTTTACGGATCCGGATTATCCTGGAAGACGCATCCGTGCTATTATTGAAGAACATGTGCCACAGGCAAAACATGCATTTCTAGCAAAAGAAAAGACAATTGCTAAAAATGGCAAAGGGCTTGGGATAGAACATGCTCGCGATGAAGACATTCGCGAAGCGCTAAAAGCGGTGTATACACCGTTAGAGCAAGATCGTGCTGTTGAGATTACGATGGAAGACTTAATAGATGCTGGCCTTGTTGCCCACCCACAAGCGAAACAGCGACGCATTGCAATTGGTAACGCATTGCAAATTGGCTACACCAACGGCAAGCAATTACAAAAGCGACTCTACATGTTCGGCATTTCGAGAGACCTGTTTATCAAAGCAGTACAAGCGTTAACTCAGGAGGAAAATTAATGACTAAAGATATTGCAACACCTATTCGTACGCAACAAATCATGACGAAATATAATTTAAAAGTAAAGAAAAGCTTAGGACAAAACTTTTTAATCGATCCGAATATTTTGCGCAAAATTGTTGGGCAAGCCAACTTGACAAAAAAATCGGCAGCAATAGAAATTGGTCCTGGTATCGGCGCACTAACTGAACACTTGGCAAGAGAAGCGGGGAAAGTGCTAGCTTTTGAAATCGATCAGCGTTTATTGCCAGTCTTAGCAGACACTTTATCTCCGTATGACAATATTTCGATTGTTCATGCTGATATTTTAAAAACAAATGTACAAGAGGCGATTGATCGTGAATTAGCAGACTATGATGATATTGTCGTAGTGGCAAATCTACCTTATTACGTGACAACTCCGATTATCTTGAAGTTATTGCTTGAAAAGCTGCCAATTCGTAGCATGGTCGTTATGCTGCAAAAAGAGGTAGCTGAGCGTATTACAGCTAAACCTGGAACAAAAGCCTACGGATCGTTATCAATCGCTATTCAGTACTACACACAGGCTGAAATGGCGTTAACTGTTCCAAAATCCGTATTCTTACCTCAACCCAATGTAGATTCTGCGGTTATTCGTATGACAAAGCGTGAAGTGCCGGAAGTTGTAGTAATTGACGAAGACTTTTTCTTTACAGTTACAAGAGGATCGTTCGTTCAACGAAGAAAAACTATATTAAACAACCTTCAAGTGGCAATGCCTTCAGGAAAAGAGAAAAAAGATCTCATTTTAAAAGCGCTAGAAGAAGCTGAAATTGATCCAACAAGACGTGGCGAAACATTAACCATCAAAGAATTTGGTTTATTATCGGATAAATTGTACGCATATTTCCAGTAATAACGCCGTTCTGTTACAAAATCTACACAATTTGTTTCGAGTCAAAGAAATTTCGAATAAATAAATATTGACAGCAACAGAGTGTCGCTGATAAAATTATAAATTTGCTTGACTATTCCATCAAATTATGGTAGAATTTTATCCATAGTGAGGTGTAGACAAAATGCCCAAAACTTTGGCGGATATTAAAAAGTCGTTAGACCTACATTTAGGAAAACGATTGCTTTTGAAGGCAAACGGAGGTCGCAAGAAAACGGTTGAACGTGCCGGAATCCTGCGCGAAACATATCACTCCGTGTTCGTGATTGAGTTAGATCAAGAAGAGCATGCATTTGAACGCGTGTCTTACAGCTACGCAGACATCTTAACTGAAGCAGTAGAAATTACTGTGTACGAAGGAACTGAAGATGCACTTGTTGTGAAATAATCGAACTACATTTATAAGATACTCCAAAAACTTGCTCCTGCTGATTAAGCGGATTGCGAGTTTTTTTGTTTCTGTCGCTACTTTGCTTTCCATTAGCCCGCGGTGTGTTAAAATAGTCTTCATCAGAATATAAAAGGAGGCAGTGGGATGCTCTACGTGAAAGCGCCTGCCAAGATTAACTTAACATTAGATGTTTTACATAAACGTCCAGATAACTATCATGAGATTGAAATGATTATGACCACGGTGGATTTGTCGGATCGCATAGGCTTGATGGGGACGGCAAAAGGCATACATATTCAGTCTGCAGATCGCTTCGTGCCAAATGATTCCCGCAACCTTGCTTATCAGGCAGCACAACTGATTAAAGATACATTTAATATTAAAACCGGTGTTATCATTTCGTTGGATAAAAAAATTCCGGTTGCCGCAGGTTTAGCCGGAGGAAGTAGCGATGCTGCTGCTACATTAAAAGGATTAAACAAGCTTTGGCAATTAAACTTGTCGCTTGATGAACTAGCTGAACTAGGTGCAAAAATCGGTTCGGATGTATCTTTTTGTGTTTACGGTGGCACCGCTCTTGCAAAAGGACGTGGAGAAATAATCCAACAATTACCGACTCCACCAAATTGCTGGGTCATTTTAGCGAAACCAACCATAGGCGTTTCTACAGCCGATGTATATGGCGCATTTGATGTTACAACAGCGCAGCATCCAAATACACAAGCAATGATCCAAGCGCTCGAGGATGGCGATTACGATGCGATGTGTGCCAACCTTGGCAATGCACTTGAGAGCGTTACGTTGAAGCTATATCCAGAAGTAGAACAAATTAAAGAGCAGATGAAAAAGTTTGGTGCAGATGCCGTATTAATGAGTGGGAGTGGCCCGACAGTTTTTGGGTTGGTCTACCAAGAAGCGCGTATTCCGCGTATATATAATGGCTTGCGTGGCTTTTGTTCGGAAGTATACGCAGTACGGTTGATTGGTGAACGAGAGCCCCTTGCTTAAATACGGACATTTATGGTAAGTTTTCTATAAATCATTCGTGTTTAGGAGAGGGTAGTTTTGAAGTGGAAGCGCAGTGAACGGCTTGTTGATATGACACATTTTTTATTAGAACATCCACATAAATTGATTTCGCTATCTTATTTCTCGGAGCTGTATCAATCAGCTAAGTCATCTATTAGTGAAGATTTAGGGATTGTTAAAGAAACGTTTGAAGAAAAAGGGATTGGTTTGTTGATGACTGTACCGGGAGCAGCTGGCGGCGTTAAATATGTTCCGAAGCTTCAAGCTGGTGAAATCAAAACCGTGATAGCAGACTTGATGGAAGAGTTAAGCCATTCGGATCGACTGTTGCCAGGTGGCTATTTGTATATGACCGATGTACTTGGCAATCCAGAAATGATGAACCGAGTTGGTAAAGTATTTGCGACAGCATTTGCAAAAGAGAAAATTGATGTCATCATGACGGTAGCAACAAAAGGCATTCCAATTGCCCACGCCATTGCGCGTCACTTAAATGTGCCAGTGGTAATTGTCCGTAGAGACAGCAAAGTTACTGAAGGGTCTACAGTCAGCATTAATTATGTATCGGGTTCATCTAGACGCATACAGACAATGGTGTTGTCAAAACGTAGCATGAAGAGCGGACAGCGTGTCTTAATTACCGATGACTTTATGAAAGTCGGCGGAACGATGAATGGTATGAAAAACTTGCTTGAAGAGTTTGAATGCACGTTAGCGGGCGTCGCTGTACTCGTTGAAGCAGAGCATTCAGATGAACGTCTTGTCGAGAAGTATTTATCTCTCGTTAAATTGCATGAAGTTAGTGAAAAAGAACGGACCATTGCATTAGAAGAAGGAAATTACTTTGAAAACGGGGGAATTTAAATGAATTTCGTAGCGACAAACAAAGCAGCAGCTGCAATCGGACCATATTCACAAGGTGTAGTTTCAGGAGGACTTTTGTATAGCTCAGGTCAAATTCCATTAACAGCAACCGGTGAATTGGTTGATGGCTCTATCGCCGACCAAACTCATCAAGTATTTTCAAATCTAAAAGCAGTCCTTGCAGAAGCAGGTTCATCTCTTAATGATGTTATTAAAACCACAGTTTTTATTAAAGATATGAATGATTTCGTTGCCTTAAACGAAATTTATGCAAGTTATTTTGGCGATCATAAACCAGCGCGTTCGACAGTTGAAGTGGCGCGGTTGCCAAAAGACGTAAAAGTAGAAATCGAAGTTATCGCAAAAGTGAGCGAGTAAAATTAATAAACTAAGTAAAAAAGCAGGTCAACCCACAAATTTGTGAGGTGACCTGCTTTTTTGTTCGTCCATTATCCTCTTCTTCTCTTTATTGAGTAAATTTTCTAATAAGTTTTGTTATTTGTGAAGGAGAATAGTCCTTTGTAGCGAATAACCATAATTAGGGTTTAAAACAGCAGCTGAGAGGAGGGGGAACAAGAGAATGGAAGTAACAGATGTGAGACTACGACGTGTACAAACCGACGGTCGAATGAGAGCAATCGCCTCCATCACGCTGGATAACGAATTTGTGATTCATGACATTCGTGTAATTGATGGAAACGATGGCTTGTTTGTAGCGATGCCGAGCAAAAGAACGCCAGATGGAGAATTTCGAGATATTGCCCATCCGATCAACTCGAGCGCACGCACGAAATTGCAAGAAGCCGTCTTAACTGCATATGAGCAAAGTGAAAGCGAATCGGTCTTAGAAAATGCCGGCGTTTAATGAAGCTGAAACAAGGAGCCTTCTATTGTAAAATAGGCTCTTTTTTTATTTGCCTTTTTTGTCATGGGATTGTCATGCTTAAGAACCTTGAAAAATCAAGGTTTTTCCGCTATAGTCAATAAGGAAAAGCGAATTTTTTGATTGACATGTCTAGGGTAACACTTGACTAATCAATTGATAGAATAAATACATGGGTAGAACTAACAAAAGGGTTCTGATCAAATTGGGAGTGGAGGGATAACAGATGGCAAATACATATGCAGTAATTTTAGCAGCGGGTCAAGGAACGCGCATGAAGTCGAAGTTGTACAAAGTACTTCATCCGGTCTGTGGTATGCCAATGGTTGAACATGTAACAAATAATGTTGAGCAACTCGGTGTTGAGAAAATCGTTACAGTTGTCGGCCACGGTGCTGAGAAAGTTCAACAGCAACTAGGGGAAAAAAGTGAATACGCTTTGCAAGCTGAGCAGCTTGGAACGGCTCATGCGGTACAGCAAACAGCTTCATTGATCGAAGGTTTAGCGGGCACAACTTTGGTTGTTTGTGGCGACACACCATTAATTCGTCCAGAAACGATGCAAGCCTTACTTGACCAGCATGCTGAAACTAGAGCAAAAGCAACAATTTTAACAGCAATTGCAGAAAATCCGACAGGTTACGGTCGAATTCTTCGCAATAGCGACGGCATTGTTGAAAAAATCGTTGAGCAAAAAGATGCTTCTCCAGAAGAGCAACAAGTAAAAGAAATCAATACAGGAACATATTGCTTTGATAATGAAGCGTTATTTGAAGCGTTACAATTGGTTTCTAATGATAATGTTCAAGGTGAATATTATTTGCCGGATGTTATTGAAATTCTTCAAAAGCAAGGTGAAATCGTTGCTGCTTATGCAACAGATAGCTTTGATGAAACATTGGGAGTCAATGACCGCGTTGCGTTAAGCCAAGCTGAGAGCACTATGCGCAAACGAATTGCTGAAAAGCATATGAGAGCGGGCGTTTCGATTATTGATCCGGCAACTGCTTATATTAGTGCACAAGCCGAAATCGGAGCAGATACGATTATTCATCCGAATGTAACAATTGCAGGCGACACAAAAATTGGCGAAGACTGCATTATTTCTTCAAACAGCCAAATCGTTAACAGCGTGATCGGTGACCGTACAACAATTCGTAGTTCAGAAATTTACGATAGCAGCATTGGTACAGATACAGCTGTAGGGCCATTTGCGCACGTTCGTCCACAATCAGTTTTAGGCAACGATGTGAAAATCGGTAACTTTGTCGAAGTGAAAAAAGCAGAAATCGGTAACGATAGTAAGGTTTCTCATTTGAGCTATATTGGCGATGCTACTGTCGGAACAGGTGTGAATATCGGCTGTGGAACCATCACTGTAAATTATGATGGCAAAAATAAATTCCAAACCATTATTGAAGATGACACATTCATCGGTTGTAATTCAAATCTGATTGCACCGGTTACTGTAGGCAAAGGATCATACGTTGCCGCAGGATCTACGATTTCCAAAAATGTACCTGAGGATTCATTGGCGATTGCACGTTCACGCCAAGAAAATAAAGAAGGCTATGCAAGTAGATTAAACAAGAAAAAATAGGAGGGTTCACACCTAATGGGCTATCAAAATGCAAACTCGAAATTGAAAATCTTTTCATTGAATTCGAACCAGGAGCTAGCGGAAGAAATTTCTGAACATGCAGGTATTCCACTTGGAAAAAGTTCAGTAACACATTTCAGCGATGGTGAAATCCAAATTAATATTGAAGAAAGTATTCGTGGCTACGACGTATTTATCGTGCAATCGACTTCTCAGCCGGTCAACGAAAACTTGATGGAATTATTAATTATGATTGATGCTGTTAAACGTGCTTCTGCCCGCACAGTCAATGTTGTAATGCCTTACTATGGTTATGCGCGACAAGACCGTAAAGCCCGTTCACGTGAACCGATTACAGCGAAATTAGTAGCGAACTTATTGGAAACTGCAGGAGCAACTCGTGTCATCGTACTTGATTTGCATGCTCCTCAAATTCAAGGGTTCTTCGATATTTTGATTGACCACTTGGTAGCCGTACCATTGCTTTCTGATTATTTCTTGAATGAAAGTGGCGTTGACCTTGAAAATGTCATCATCGTTTCACCAGACCACGGCGGGGTTACACGCGCTCGTAAAATGGCGGATCGTTTGAAAGCACCAATCGCCATTATTGATAAACGTCGTCCAAAACCAAATGTTGCTGAAGTCATGAACATTGTAGGGAATGTAGAAGGCAAAACAGCCATCATTATCGATGATATTATTGATACAGCAGGTACAATTTCCATTGCTGCGAGTGCATTAATCGAAAGCGGTGCGAAAGAAGTTTTTGCATGCTGTACACACCCAGTCCTTTCTGGTCCAGCTGTGCAACGTATTAATGATTCGGTTATCAAGGAATTGATCATTACCAATTCGATTGCATTGCCTGAAGAAAAGAAATCTCCTAAGATCAAGCAGTTATCTGTAGCTCGTTTGCTAGCTGAGACAATTGTTCGTGTTCACGAACAAAAATCTGTCAGCACTTTATTTGATTGATCATTTGTAACATCTATCTATGCTCTATGTTTCATTAAGACAAAACACGGGTATGTACTAAGTATGTACTTATAGTGAACACGTACTTTTAATATAACTGGAGGCTGAAATCAATGGTAAAAATGACTGCACAAAAAAGAGAAAGCAGCAATAAAAATTCTGCATTAACGGAACTTCGTGGACAAGGCAATGTGCCGGGCGTAGTTTATGGTTTTAAAACAGAGACAACACCAGTGACAGTAACTGAAATTGATTTGATTAAAACGTTACGTGAATCTGGACGTAATGGCGTTATCAAATTGGAAATTGACGGTACGACTAAAAACGTCGTATTAAGCGACTATCAAATGGATGCGTTAAAAGGTAGCTTTAAGCATGTCGACTTTTTAGCAATCAATATGTCAGATGAGCTAGAAGTAGCTGCAGCTGTTCACTTAACTGGCGAATCAGTTGGTGAAAAAGAAGGCGGATTTGTTACTCAGCCGAACCGCGAAGTAAATATTCGTGTGAAACCATCTGATATTCCAGATGCACTAGAAGTAGACATCTCGAAATTGGAAATCGGCGAAACGATCACGGTTGGTGATATTCGTGAAACGGTATCTTATGAAATCCTTGACGAAGATGACTTTATCCTTGTTTCTGCAACTGCACCTCGTACACAAGATGAAATGGACGAACTTGAGTCTGGAACAGAAGAAAATGCAGAACCAGAAGTGGTTGGTAGCGAAGATTCTAAAGAAGAAGATAAAGAAGCATAAATTTGAATGGAAAATAGGGACTGTCGAGAGACAGTCCCTATTTTTACGTTGTATGAAAAGTCGCATATGCTTTTTTTACAAACTAATTATGATAAAATAAAAAACAGTGATAAAGCAAAGGAAGATGGATATGAAATTGATTATCGGCCTGGGCAATCCGGGCAAAGCATATGAAGATACGCGTCATAATATCGGCTTTAAAGTAATCGATTACTTGGCGAGCCAATGGAATGCACCGCTAACACAATCTAAGTTTAAAGGCATGTATTCTGTGAGTCACCGACCTGAAGGCAAAGTGATGTTGTTAAAGCCATTAACATACATGAATTTATCCGGTGAGAGCGTAGGAGCATTAATGGATTACTATAATATTGATTTAAAAGATATACTCGTTATTTACGATGACTTGGATTTGCCGACAGGGCAACTAAGATTACGTCAAAAAGGCAGTGCAGGTGGTCATAATGGCATTAAATCGTTAATTCAGCATGTAGGAAATCAGGAATTTAACCGTTTGCGCATTGGGATTAGCCGTCCCCCAACAGGTATGAAAGTACCGGATTATGTATTGCAGCGATTTTCGAAAGAAGAAATCCCAGAAATGACTGCGGCGATTAAAAAAAGTGCAGCTGCTTGTGAAACATGGCTATCTAAACCTTATGTAGAAGTTATGAATGAGTTTAATGGAGTTTAACCGCTTTGACGCATTTGGCGTTCAGGGCTTTTTTCTGTTTCATGTATTTTTTTGAAAGGAGGAAGTTGGATGAATCATATTTTACAGATTTTTTCGGAGGATACACAGACACAACGATTTATGGACGATTTAAAAAAAGGAAACGACCATCAGTTGATTTCCGGTTTATCCGGCAGCGCAAGACCAATTTTCTATCAAACGATTTGGACCGAATTAGAAGAACCTTTATTGATTGTGACACCCAATTTATTGCATGCACAGCGTGTGTACGATGATTTGGTTCGTCTAGTAGGAGAAGAACAAGTTCACCTTTATCCCGCAGAAGAACTAATCGCAGCAGAGGTATCGTTTTCCGGTCCAGAATTAAGGGCTCACCGCATTGACACCCTTGATCATATGAAGAGTGTCGGTAAAGGTATTTACATTACACCAGTTGCAGGCATGCGCAAGTTATTGCCAACAAAAGAGCAATGGGATTATGCTAATTTGCGAATTGCAGAAGGCGAAGAACTTGATACAAATGAATGGCTGTTAAAATTGGTAGCAATGGGATACTCGCGTACGCCAATGGTCACCACACCCGGTGAATTTGCGCTTCGTGGAGGCATTTTAGATATTTATCCACTGAATTTTGAACATCCCGTGCGCATCGAATTATTCGATACGGAAGTGGATTCGTTGCGCTTGTTTTCAGCGGAAGATCAACGTTCACTCGAAAAAGTCCAATCGCTCTGTATTTTGCCAGCCAGTGAATTGGTACTGTCCCCGGATCAACGAACTCAATTGGCGGAAAAGCTGGAAGTTCAATTGGCTTCTAGTTTGAAAAAAATCAAAGCTGACGATACGAAAGCCTTAATGCTTCAACATATTCAGCATGACATCGATTTATTGAAGCAAGGAGAAACTCCTGAACAATTAGCGAAGTACGCTTCATTAATTGATACACAATCAGCATTTTTGGGTGATTATTTCCCGGGGAATGGACTGGTCTTTTTTGATGAGCTCGGACGAATTCAAGAAATGACGGATACTCTGGAACGTGAAGAAGGCGATTGGATTGTTTCACTTCTTGAAGAGGGGAAATTTGTTCACGATGTGCCGTTAACGTATACGTTCCGCGAAATGATGTCGAAGTTGCAGCATAAAGTCACTTTTTTATCCCTATTCGTTCGGACGTTCCCCATGGTATCTATCAAAAAGTCATTGGCTTTTTCCTGCAAGCCGATGCAATCTTTTCATGGGCAAATGCATTTACTAAAAGCTGAAATGGAGCGCTGGACGTCAGGGAAGTCGCAAATTTTTATCGTTGCACAGGGAGATGAGCGTCTAGAAAAAGTTCGTTCAGTGTTAGCAGATTACGATATGGAGGCTGTGATTGCCACCCCTTCAACTGAAATACAAGGCGGGCAAATTTATTTGCTTGATGGGGAATTGTCAACGGGCTTTGAAATGCCGTTGCAGCGACTAGCCGTCATTACAGACTCTGAATTGTTTAAGCAACAGCCAAAAAAGAAAACACGTGCACAAAAACTAACAAATGCTGAGCGTATTAAGAGCTACTCAGAGATTAAGCCAGGGGATTACATTGTACATATCCACCACGGGATTGGTCGCTTTATAGGCATTGAAACGCTTGAAAGCGGAGGCGTTCATAAAGATTATTTGCATATCGTTTATAAAGCTGACGATAAATTATTTGTACCGGTCGATAAAATTGATTTGATACAAAAGTACATTGCCTCTGAAGAAAAAGAACCAAAACTGCATAAAATGGGCGGCGCAGAATGGAAGAAAACACGTACAAAAGTTTCTGCAGCGGTCCAAGACATTGCAGATGATTTGATCAAGCTATATGCCGAACGCGAAGCATTGAGAGGCTTTGCCTTTTCCGAAGAGCAAGATATGCAACGACAATTTGAAGCCGAGTTTCCATATGAAGAAACAACCGATCAATTGCGCTCGATTAACGAAGTAAAGCGCGACATGGAAAATGAACGACCGATGGACCGCCTTATATGCGGAGATGTTGGCTATGGGAAAACAGAAGTTGCCATTCGTGCAGCATTTAAAGCAGTACTCGACGGCAAACAAGTAGCATTTCTTGTACCAACCACAATTTTGGCGCAGCAACACTTTGAAACCATGAGTGAACGATTTAAAGATTACCCAATAACGGTCGGATTAATGAGTCGCTTCCGCTCTAAAAAGCAGCAAACAGAAACCGTTAAAGGGTTGAAAAATGGCTCGGTTGATGTTGTCATCGGCACGCATCGTATTTTATCGAAGGATATGCAATACAAGGATCTAGGATTATTAATTATCGATGAAGAACAGCGCTTTGGTGTTACTCATAAAGAAAAAATCAAACAGATGAAGACAAACGTAGATGTCTTGACGTTAACAGCGACGCCAATCCCCCGTACGCTTCATATGTCGATGATTGGTGTGCGCGATTTGTCCGTAATCGAAACACCACCAGCAAACCGTTTTCCTGTCCAAAGCTACGTGATGGAACATAACGGTGCGCTCGTTCGCGAAGCCATTGAACGTGAAATGGCGCGAGGTGGACAAGTCTTTTATTTGTATAACCGTGTGGATGATATGACGCGGAAAGTAGAAGAAATTCAACAATTGGTTCCTGAAGCACGCGTTGGTTATGCTCATGGGCAAATGAGTGAAACGGAATTGGAATCAGTTATCTTGAGTTTTCTTGATGGCGATTACGATGTTTTAGTGACAACGACAATTATCGAAACCGGCATTGATATTCCAAACGTAAATACATTGATTGTCTATAATGCCGATCGCATGGGATTGTCACAGCTGTATCAATTGCGTGGGCGTGTTGGACGTTCGAGTCGTGTGGCGTATGCATACTTTATGTACCAGCGTGACAAAGTGTTAACCGACGTTGCCGAAAAACGATTGATGGCGATCAAAGAATTCACAGAGCTTGGTTCTGGTTTTAAAATTGCTATGCGCGATTTAACCATACGCGGAGCGGGTAATTTACTCGGGTCACAACAAC is part of the Planococcus sp. PAMC 21323 genome and encodes:
- the mfd gene encoding transcription-repair coupling factor, with amino-acid sequence MNHILQIFSEDTQTQRFMDDLKKGNDHQLISGLSGSARPIFYQTIWTELEEPLLIVTPNLLHAQRVYDDLVRLVGEEQVHLYPAEELIAAEVSFSGPELRAHRIDTLDHMKSVGKGIYITPVAGMRKLLPTKEQWDYANLRIAEGEELDTNEWLLKLVAMGYSRTPMVTTPGEFALRGGILDIYPLNFEHPVRIELFDTEVDSLRLFSAEDQRSLEKVQSLCILPASELVLSPDQRTQLAEKLEVQLASSLKKIKADDTKALMLQHIQHDIDLLKQGETPEQLAKYASLIDTQSAFLGDYFPGNGLVFFDELGRIQEMTDTLEREEGDWIVSLLEEGKFVHDVPLTYTFREMMSKLQHKVTFLSLFVRTFPMVSIKKSLAFSCKPMQSFHGQMHLLKAEMERWTSGKSQIFIVAQGDERLEKVRSVLADYDMEAVIATPSTEIQGGQIYLLDGELSTGFEMPLQRLAVITDSELFKQQPKKKTRAQKLTNAERIKSYSEIKPGDYIVHIHHGIGRFIGIETLESGGVHKDYLHIVYKADDKLFVPVDKIDLIQKYIASEEKEPKLHKMGGAEWKKTRTKVSAAVQDIADDLIKLYAEREALRGFAFSEEQDMQRQFEAEFPYEETTDQLRSINEVKRDMENERPMDRLICGDVGYGKTEVAIRAAFKAVLDGKQVAFLVPTTILAQQHFETMSERFKDYPITVGLMSRFRSKKQQTETVKGLKNGSVDVVIGTHRILSKDMQYKDLGLLIIDEEQRFGVTHKEKIKQMKTNVDVLTLTATPIPRTLHMSMIGVRDLSVIETPPANRFPVQSYVMEHNGALVREAIEREMARGGQVFYLYNRVDDMTRKVEEIQQLVPEARVGYAHGQMSETELESVILSFLDGDYDVLVTTTIIETGIDIPNVNTLIVYNADRMGLSQLYQLRGRVGRSSRVAYAYFMYQRDKVLTDVAEKRLMAIKEFTELGSGFKIAMRDLTIRGAGNLLGSQQHGFIDSVGFDLYSQMLQEAIDERQTGVKKEVIPEIEISLDVDAYIPDAYISDGYQKIQMYKRVKGVETEEEMRELQDELIDRFGDMPTETDSLLRIARMKVWAREVGVESIKQNGKMVSVRLSEKGTASINGGKVVEESAAYGRAVGFSMSGQQLVMTIDENKTKKQHPFDVLEGMMKLLPESLREEKSAL